Proteins from one Plasmodium gaboni strain SY75 chromosome 4, whole genome shotgun sequence genomic window:
- a CDS encoding transcription factor with AP2 domain(s), giving the protein MSSCSLKCSTLPCVHIENNMNENGINNIIPEEPNSAHNGNINNNDIINNNNINNNNINNNNAIDNCTCEKSSEEISVHTEKCVHSVSLDVNVKDYNFEEFINSFESDRRNILLNTFNYFFYNNFGNLSEVKLKNGSIAHNYYYRKIALNIMNYDYEKEYRIYDDNRGLNENSIIIKPTAYYMNEENNGRPPLYEDIFLKKTKITNIDDKNTKETIKKYKLPFEPNFYSNRFFFLDNDMNGCLYQSTKNCTKYCNSFVVNYNNVSNSRKNKKKYTNSIIFNNNNNNINCDHMRSLCYSYILRFEGPPPHFLIIKFDRINRKAYIVKKVPVNKNISFNLAKFIAEKYINMLRKNLRKREIKMERKRNNSSLNGIAKKDINKKEHIESNIENNNDNNNNNDDNNNNNINNSDDNNNFNNNDEDHLVCNNEMVYNNDCGTINNYSNNSSTNYSSDYSFSRNGYVLNEYNEEEDLNNYLLNMDINSLPYEDYNSENFVNREMCKNEYLDIDLENIIFSSNAEKYIKFLSNVKIYFLKKLDDIDYFNTNCKDPFENKIVIIVKMKYDTCVKSKVFIFENMKDMESEYEYVNVDENNDNICAKKGSDNTFVSLLNGDMSVNNNNNNNNNCDGDDGNNNDNCDDDDDSNNSSNNLANEQTVDKHESGKKEDNENEESRNVKTEGNFITRNFFGLFKNEYNNGNNGSTKEQLKEEEKMNITKSDNNISNNNKKEKGKKKKERVDMDKNKNKNIHDNNRKKKISVNYRKKIIQFIRNNVYINSYIYDCFENKYTNNKFFKDDVIIIRNSKSEEEEEEEERLSYSVPYYIYELNKFVFIKFMKFEKYINKNHEIANGYIQYLLQSNIKCINGYMIGIRWVPNVFAYEYYVYKITEDVKSEYKRENEYITNNNNNNINSNNNNNINSNNNYNGERNNNSNCNTIYNYSLAIEKDSNEITTKYLIDYENKVIDNVLCVLHEYYQTSLFTEHCIFNLFKLVLLRVSLYIGVFNTKVITLDLDKAMYRMKKFSEPISIYDNYALSEYDNTVLLQGGDISNMDYEMNVKENENEKENENDNINNNIINSNNGTNLEENGNNADYVNDYNDGYKEEDDDDEEEDNNLTKKKDEGNANYNININGEETSDEAKNKNHNLRITFSSVHFDNEGNKIIDNYTHENKNKHASDSDMNNNNNDNMNYPSSHDKYNELFIKNEKFESESYLPNKLKNKKKVSYNLDNTSISLRNKKSRDNASSLNYDHDNNNNNMSGSSSNNNNSSRGGGGGKCYGILKGEVDQFSIKYYSTSANNTSSTLINNKKDYYSNASDFSGTSHMTTKHKYHLRSSNPQSTDNYSSEEYMQRSSMRTRGAERSANRNKMLYKLMNKNGLIEPYWWFFYNLYENACIHEGSTLTSNMNNNNNNMNGNNNLNGTNNMNGTNNMNGNNYTNYYSNNIKKGTCGDDVLNDEQKRILEKKYKNNLLNHFCANNEKLKIKYISMIHDIIYKKYMLLNNTIFPRNLHESEILYTLFPHEPHTFMFLYTDDNFQYQNEVFLKQVTFSDNINWYHYPLNGQYNNMDLFKNGVHDEKENMVLHINDYYNGLGASSRSVIGKDFYVDHLIMGDSKDSTSNMLMSKNLKYSNMPNYEKVRANYREAHLLNEKEWKNIQNGGYYKTMLHLGEDMEHPYNFGVYQDPIISAYETNRNDYGFANGILTNKILEPSTSSAVTAAVVSNNTGTTQNNNNNNNNKVFTFERRRRGVKTNEYYDYFVTDKNLLGGKGKFHNVGEKRSVSNTNFGRNNRYYDQMIGEDDDKKNTSDNDLTSLKRRKNGNSKRAKSNNLSNVKGYSIYNVENNGEAQGENNNNNVNNNLKSNNIKSDVMNHDDSLIPMGPLPTGVYFDSARKLWRCQWKENGKFKTKGFSLIHYNTLEEARKQCILYRCDVGNIPVKSEWLNPVYVRSSYFYSKRCSSSANNATSSGNNYTTTAAHRELKTSSLNLSRLKEKTGVSQAVSSNNNNDNNVDNMNNMNNMDKLNNMNNMDNMNNVNNDNNINNNNVKSSGVEKGFMDGSSKGSNDDNYIVGQTNTISNTNNNRYSTRNNTASCVAASDKGNEIDISILQEFVSKNKEGGVSVDGGMLESALIERGLIESGLLDNGSVNKNNMSLRLNSKNAMLGYNGEENNKGKKNIKDIKDIKNVNNMNNMDNHNNDNNDNNYNFLFADKKNKNNNINMGVKEEEKRRKQMDVVGDGSGTQALKRSKRSKSNNKYKMDISVVDIKDDFAKDMSNLINEEDIENFRNTFNKEYLKSVLTNDNNNDGINNNNNDDINNNNNKKNNNKKNTNNKNQNNNNNNNNDNNNNNNNNNDNNNNNNNNIRSNSFFLDGKDINNEYLNNENFSNDIQSFFKFLNSKDAKDETKGKKYLDFKLGNGLDGEEDGGGVYDEKEEDLLDENKNGLNLLSDDININNNNNELFEAMKAFMKYNGNVMNNEKGELLYGNNNNNNNSSSGTYVKNKKSSKYDNKSYGGDMLPRKEMKKERSRKSQKLLNSQVNESSQPVNNYKSGGVQFYMNLDTTNLLAASLMTNNIISNLNSQSNGDNSHVNNNNNNNNNNNNHLSDMMKSSNKEGIGSSWSPSNICPDIFFQDIQNFINFAKRKECMNDEKDENEEGSMTNMRNMNNNMHIIGNNLNNNNNNNNNSLIDNDVYENYLKSLIVQYENEEKLKEKQYVQMNSNNNNNSNNNNSNNNLKYFPFGDKEEEDKENIRNLENDKTDKEKNGGGGVVSSSSSSPTGFFQKYLNIFSKKKNGNESEDFMNNKNNVDNSKYVECGNGDKESNDYNTRRKKKDEKLSINSSNALYDMSKMLNNNGFGSVSSYNEAYKKNFNYLLQKSNMNNNNINLNLYNNGTGDNNVENLEGVNSKGSKKYNNNLGFNNMSEASLYEYFNFASLNNNGNNIFGQDRKKNGHMSINTKSSSIYMNGNHVNNYLNGSNNMNSFNSNSDNMEAKYDGYDDSMLRGMVERGLSSSIYFSNKQKGKESINNYNNNNNNNNNNNNNNQYMDGQLTENEISNQNVSGNMKSIKKKKGSTNDDENINLIKQSLPKGIYYDHAKKLYRVQYIINNSIKTKGFSVKKLGLAQAKIEAESFRNFCLENGLLNSRKRRLNSPYNKKDESFSMIPDNEEILSNLLFLYNSNMNNNMNKMGNNNDDNNNDDNNEDDNNDGNNNDNNNDNNNIDNNDNNNIDNNDNNNDNNNIDNNDNNNIDNNDNNNIDNNDDVNNDGEMAQNE; this is encoded by the coding sequence atgagTAGCTGCAGTCTTAAATGTAGTACATTACCATGTGTAcatatagaaaataatatgaatgagaatggaattaataatataattcCGGAGGAACCAAATAGTGCACATAACGGTAacattaataataatgatattattaataataataatattaataataataatattaataataataatgcAATTGATAATTGTACATGTGAAAAGTCATCTGAGGAAATCAGTGTGCACACCGAAAAGTGTGTTCATTCTGTGTCTTTAGATGTGAATGTAAAAGATTATAATTTTGAGGAATTTATAAATTCCTTTGAAAGTGATAGAAggaatatattattaaatacatttaattattttttttataacaatTTTGGAAATTTAAGTGAAgtaaaattaaaaaatggaaGTATTGcacataattattattatagaAAGATAGCActaaatattatgaattaTGATTATGAGAAAGAATATAGaatatatgatgataatagaggactaaatgaaaattcaataataataaaaccTACAGCATATTACATgaatgaagaaaataatgGTAGACCACCATTATatgaagatatatttttaaagaaGACTAAAATTACTAACATTGATGATAAGAATACAAAAGAGacaattaaaaaatataaattacCATTCGAACCTAATTTTTATAGTAATCGATTTTTTTTCTTAGATAATGATATGAATGGGTGTTTATATCAATCTACAAAAAATTGTACAAAGTATTGCAATTCTTTTGTAgttaattataataatgtaagTAATAGTAGAAAgaataagaaaaaatatacaaactcaatcatttttaataataataataataatattaattgtGACCATATGAGATCATTATGTTATTCATACATTTTACGATTCGAGGGCCCGCCTCcacattttttaattattaaatttgACAGAATTAATAGAAAGGCCTATATAGTTAAAAAGGTACCAGTGAATAAAAACATTTCCTTTAATTTGGCAAAATTTATAGCAGAAAAGTATATCAATATGTTAAGAAAAAACTTGAGGAAGAgagaaataaaaatggagaggaaaagaaataatagCAGCTTGAATGGTATAGCGAAGAAggatataaataaaaaggaacATATTGAATCgaatattgaaaataataatgataataataataataatgatgataataataataataatattaataatagtgatgataataataattttaataataatgatgagGATCATCTTGTTTGTAACAATGAAATGGTTTATAATAACGACTGTGGTACTATAAACAATTATAGTAATAATAGCAGCACTAATTATTCGTCTGATTATTCATTTTCAAGAAATGGTTATGTgttaaatgaatataatgaagaagaagatTTGAATAATTATCTTCTTAATATGGATATAAATTCTCTACCTTATGAGGATTATAATTCAGAAAATTTTGTTAATAGGGAAATGTgtaaaaatgaatatttgGATATTGatttagaaaatataatatttagCAGTAATGCAGaaaagtatataaaatttttaagtaacgtgaaaatatattttttaaaaaagttAGATGATATAGATTATTTTAATACTAATTGTAAAGATCCTTTTGAAAATAAGATTGTGATAATAgtaaaaatgaaatatgACACTTGTGTAAAATCTAAAGTGTTcatatttgaaaatatgAAGGATATGGAGAGTGAATATGAATACGTGAATGTGGATGAgaataatgataatatatgtgCTAAGAAGGGAAGTGACAACACGTTTGTATCTTTATTAAATGGTGATATGAgtgttaataataataataataataataataattgtgATGGTGATGatggtaataataatgataattgtgatgatgatgatgatagTAATAATTCTTCTAACAATCTAGCCAATGAACAAACAGTTGATAAGCATGAAAGTGGTAAGAAAGAagataatgaaaatgagGAATCTAGAAATGTAAAAACAGAGGGAAATTTTATTACAAGAAATTTTTTTGgtttatttaaaaatgaatataataatggTAATAATGGTAGTACTAAAGAACAATTgaaagaagaagaaaaaatgaatataacaaaaagtgataataatattagtaataataataaaaaggagaaggggaaaaagaagaaagaAAGGGTGGATATggataaaaataagaacAAGAATATTCatgataataatagaaaaaaaaagattaGTGTAAATTataggaaaaaaataattcagTTTATACGtaataatgtatatataaattcttACATATATGATTgttttgaaaataaatatacgaataataaattttttaaagatgatgtgataataataagaaataGTAAATCGGAAGAAGAggaagaagaagaagaacGATTATCATATAGTGTAccatattatatatatgaattgaataaatttgtatttataaaatttatgaaatttgagaaatatataaataaaaatcatGAGATAGCAAATGgatatatacaatatttGTTGCaaagtaatataaaatgtataaatgGTTATATGATAGGAATTAGATGGGTTCCTAATGTATTTGCTTATGAATATTATGTGTACAAAATAACAGAGGATGTGAAAAGTGAATATAAAAGAGAAAACGAATACattacaaataataataataataatattaatagtaataataataataatattaatagtaataataattataatggTGAGCGTAATAATAATAGCAACTGTaatactatatataattattctCTAGCAATAGAAAAAGATTCAAATGAAATAACTACGAAATATTTAATCGATTATGAGAACAAAGTAATAGATAATGTATTATGTGTGTTACATGAATATTATCAAACTAGTTTGTTCACTGAGCattgtatatttaatttatttaagTTGGTATTATTACGTGTGAGTTTATATATTGGTGTGTTTAATACTAAGGTAATAACATTAGATTTGGATAAGGCTATGTATCGAATGAAGAAATTTTCAGAGCCTATTAGTATATATGACAATTATGCGTTGTCAGAATATGATAATACTGTGTTGTTACAAGGTGGTGATATATCCAACATGGACTACGAAATGAACgtaaaagaaaatgaaaatgaaaaagaaaatgaaaatgataatattaataataatattattaatagtaataatgGGACCAATTTGGAAGAAAATGGAAATAATGCAGACTATGTGAATGATTATAACGATGGTTATAAAGAAGAAGATGACGATGATGAGGAAGAGGATAATAATTTAACCAAGAAAAAAGATGAAGGGAATGcaaattataatatcaatattaATGGTGAAGAGACTTCCGATGAGGCAAAGAATAAGAATCATAATTTAAGAATAACCTTTTCATCTGTTCATTTTGATAATGAaggaaataaaattattgataattatacacatgagaataaaaataagcATGCTTCTGATAGTGAcatgaataataataataatgataatatgaacTATCCATCGTCGcatgataaatataatgaattatttataaagaATGAAAAATTCGAAAGTGAAAGTTATTTACCGAACAAGTTGAAGAATAAGAAAAAGGTAAGTTACAATTTGGATAACACATCTATATCattaagaaataaaaaaagtagAGACAATGCAAGTAGTTTAAATTATGAtcatgataataataataataatatgagTGGTAGTAGCAgtaacaataataatagtagtaGAGGAGGAGGAGGAGGAAAATGCTATGGAATATTAAAAGGTGAAGTGGATCAATTTagtataaaatattatagtACATCAGCCAATAATACATCATCAACtcttattaataataaaaaagattattattcaaatgCAAGTGATTTTAGTGGAACTTCTCATATGACAACTAAGCATAAATATCACTTACGTAGTAGTAATCCTCAATCAACTGATAATTATTCATCAGAAGAATATATGCAAAGGAGTAGTATGCGTACACGAGGTGCAGAAAGGTCAGCTAATCGAAATAAGATGTTATATAAGCtaatgaataaaaatggTTTAATTGAGCCCTATTGGTGgttcttttataatttatatgaaaatgCATGTATACACGAAGGAAGTACACTGACAAGTAACATgaacaataataataataatatgaatggtaataataatttgaatggtactaataatatgaatggtactaataatatgaatggtaataattatactaattattatagtaataatattaagaaGGGAACTTGCGGGGATGATGTCTTAAATGACGaacaaaaaagaattttagaaaaaaaatataagaataatttGTTAAATCATTTTTGCGCAAATAACgagaaattaaaaataaaatatatatcgATGATAcatgatataatatataagaaatatatgCTTTTAAACAATACTATATTTCCTCGAAACTTACATGAGTCCGAGATcttatatacattatttCCTCATGAACCTCATActtttatgtttttatatacgGATGATAATTTTCAATATCAGAATGAAGTATTTTTGAAACAGGTGACATTTAGTGATAACATTAATTGGTATCATTATCCATTGAATGGtcaatataataacatggatttatttaaaaatggTGTTCATGATGAAAAGGAGAACATGgtattacatataaatgattattataatggTTTAGGAGCATCATCTCGATCTGTTATAGGTAAAGATTTTTATGTGGATCATTTAATTATGGGTGATTCAAAGGATAGCACATCAAATATGTTAATGAGTAAGAATTTGAAATATTCGAATATGCCAAATTATGAAAAGGTACGAGCAAATTATAGAGAAGCTCATTTACTAAATGAAAAGGAATGGAAAAATATTCAGAATGGAGGATATTATAAGACCATGTTACATTTAGGAGAAGACATGGAACATCCATATAATTTTGGAGTATATCAAGATCCAATTATATCAGCATATGAAACGAATAGGAATGATTATGGATTTGCAAATGGAATattaacaaataaaatattgGAGCCATCTACATCATCTGCTGTAACAGCAGCGGTAGTAAGTAATAATACAGGAACAActcaaaataataataataataataataataaggTGTTTACTTTTGAGAGACGTAGAAGAGGTGTGAAAACCAATGAATATTATGACTACTTTGTAACTGATAAGAATTTGTTAGGAGGGAAAGGTAAATTTCATAATGTGGGTGAAAAAAGAAGTGTTTCAAATACAAATTTCGGACGTAATAATAGATATTATGATCAAATGATAGGAGAAGATGatgataagaaaaataCTAGTGATAATGACTTAACATCATTAAAACGAAGGAAGAATGGGAATAGTAAACGTGCTAAGAGTAATAATTTGTCTAATGTGAAGGGTTACAGTATATACAATGTAGAAAATAATGGTGAAGCACAAGgagaaaataataacaacaatgtgaataataatttgaagagtaataatattaagaGTGATGTAATGAATCATGATGATTCGTTGATACCTATGGGACCATTACCTACAGGTGTATATTTCGATTCTGCTAGAAAATTATGGAGATGCCAATGGAAAGAAAATGGGAAATTTAAAACAAAAGGTTTTAGTTTAATCCATTATAATACACTTGAAGAGGCTCGAAAGCaatgtattttatatagATGTGATGTAGGAAATATCCCTGTAAAGAGTGAGTGGTTGAATCCTGTGTATGTGCGATcttcttatttttatagtaAGAGATGTTCAAGTAGTGCAAATAATGCGACAAGTTCAGGAAATAATTATACTACAACAGCAGCGCATAGGGAGTTGAAAACAAGTTCATTGAACTTGAGTAGATTGAAGGAGAAGACAGGAGTTAGTCAAGCGGTATcaagtaataataataatgataataatgtggataatatgaataatatgaataatatggataaattgaataatatgaataatatggataatatgaataatgtgaacaatgataataatataaataataacaatgTAAAAAGTAGTGGAGTTGAAAAAGGATTTATGGATGGCTCTAGCAAAGGATcaaatgatgataattatattgtTGGTCAGACAAATACAATTAGCAATACGAATAATAATAGATATTCTACTAGAAATAATACAGCTTCATGTGTTGCAGCAAGCGACAAGGGGAATGAAATTGATATATCCATTTTACAGGAATTTgtttcaaaaaataaagaaggAGGTGTGTCTGTAGATGGAGGAATGCTTGAGAGTGCTTTGATCGAAAGAGGATTGATTGAGAGTGGGTTACTAGATAATGGTTCAGTTAATAAGAACAATATGTCATTGCGTTTGAACTCGAAGAATGCGATGCTTGGATATAATGGTGAGGAGAATaataaaggaaaaaaaaatataaaagatataaaagatataaaaaatgtgaataatatgaataatatggataaccataataatgataataatgataataattataatttcctttttgcagataagaaaaataagaataataatataaatatggGTGTCAAGGAGGAAGAGAAACGCCGAAAACAAATGGACGTGGTAGGCGATGGAAGTGGAACACAAGCATTGAAAAGAAGCAAACGAAGTAAGAGTAATAACAAATACAAAATGGATATAAGCGTAGTAGATATAAAAGACGATTTTGCAAAAGATATGTCTAATTTAATTAATGAAGAGGATATAGAAAATTTTAGAAATACATTTAATAAGGAGTATTTAAAAAGTGTACTAACAAATGATAATAACAATGATggtattaataataataataatgatgatattaataataataataataaaaagaataataataagaagaaCACGAATAATAAGAAccaaaataataataataataataacaatgacaacaacaataataataataataacaacgacaacaataataataataataataatattagaagtaattccttttttttagaTGGAAAAGATATTAAcaatgaatatttaaataatgagAACTTTTCAAATGATATTCAATCATTCTTCAAGTTTTTAAATTCTAAAGATGCGAAAGATGAGACTAAAGGAAAAAAGTATTTGGATTTCAAACTAGGAAATGGACTTGATGGAGAAGAGGATGGAGGTGGTGTTTATGATGAGAAGGAAGAGGATTTATTGGATGAAAATAAGAATGGATTAAATTTGTTAAGTgatgatattaatattaataataataataatgagTTGTTTGAGGCTATGAAAGCTTTTATGAAATACAATGGAAATGTGATGAATAATGAAAAGGgagaattattatatggtaataataataataataataatagtagtaGCGGAACGTATGTTAAGAATAAGAAGAGTTCCAAGTATGACAATAAGTCTTATGGTGGTGATATGCTTCCAAGAAAAGAGATGAAGAAAGAGAGAAGTAGAAAATCacaaaaattattaaattctCAAGTGAATGAATCTTCCCAACCTgttaataattataaaagtGGAGGAGTacaattttatatgaatttgGATACAACTAATTTATTGGCAGCATCTTTAATgacaaataatataattagTAATTTGAATAGTCAAAGTAATGGAGACAATTCAcatgttaataataataataataataataataataataataatcatttGAGTGACATGATGAAAAGTAGTAATAAGGAAGGTATTGGTTCTTCTTGGTCTCCATCAAATATATGTCctgatatattttttcaagatatccaaaattttattaacTTTGCTAAGCGCAAGGAGTGTATGAATGATGAAAAGGATGAGAACGAAGAGGGAAGCATGACGAATATGCGgaatatgaataataatatgcACATTATTGGTAATAATCTgaacaacaacaacaataataataataatagtttAATAGACAATGATGTGTATGAGAATTATTTGAAGTCACTTATAGTTCAGTATGAGAACGAGGAGAAACTAAAGGAAAAACAATACGTCCAAATGAATAgcaacaataataataatagtaataataataatagtaataataatttgaaGTATTTCCCTTTTGGAGATAAGGAAGAAgaagataaagaaaatatacGTAATCTAGAGAATGACAAAACGGATAAGGAAAAAAATGGAGGAGGTGGTGTTGTGTCTTCTAGTTCTTCATCTCCTACTGGTTTTTTTCAAAAGTATTTAAATATCTTTAGTAAGAAAAAGAATGGAAATGAATCTGAAGATTTTATGAACAATAAGAATAATGTGGATAACTCTAAATATGTGGAATGTGGAAATGGAGACAAAGAAAGCAATGATTATAATACTCGTCGAAAAAAGAAGGATGAGAAATTGAGTATTAATAGTAGTAATGCTTTATATGATATGAGTAAAATGTTGAATAATAATGGTTTTGGAAGTGTGAGTAGTTATAATGAGGCTTATAAGAAGAACTTTAATTATCTCTTACAAAAAAgtaatatgaataataataatattaatttgaATCTATATAATAACGGAACGGGAGATAACAATGTGGAAAATTTAGAAGGTGTCAATAGTAAAGGGTCGAAAAAGtacaataataatttagGCTTTAATAATATGTCGGAGGCCAgtttatatgaatatttcAATTTTGCTTCTCTTAATAATAAtggtaataatatatttggACAAGATAGAAAGAAGAATGGGCATATGTCAATTAATACTAAAAGTAGTAGCATATACATGAATGGTAACCACGTGAATAATTATCTTAATGGttcaaataatatgaacagTTTCAATAGTAATAGTGACAATATGGAAGCAAAGTATGATGGATATGATGACAGTATGTTGAGAGGAATGGTAGAAAGAGGATTATCTTCATCGATTTATTTTAGTAACAAGCAAAAAGGAAAGGAATCAATTAATAATtacaacaacaataataataataataataataataataataataatcaatATATGGATGGTCAGTTAACAGAAAATGAAATTTCGAATCAAAATGTTTCTGGTAACATGAAAAgtattaaaaagaaaaaaggTAGTACaaatgatgatgaaaatattaatttaataaaacaatCTTTGCCTAAAGgtatttattatgatcatgcgaaaaaattatacagagtgcaatatataataaataattcgATTAAAACGAAAGGGTTTAGTGTAAAGAAATTAGGGTTAGCTCAAGCAAAAATCGAGGCAGAATCATTTAGAAATTTTTGTTTAGAAAATGGGTTATTGAATTCTAGAAAGAGAAGATTAAATTCTCCATATAATAAGAAGGATGAGAGTTTTAGTATGATACCTGACAATGAGGAGATACTATCGAATCTGTTGTTTTTGTACAATTCgaatatgaataataatatgaacaagatgggtaataataatgatgataataataatgatgataataatgaggatgataataatgatggtaataataatgataataataatgataataataatattgataataatgataataataatattgataataatgataataataatgataataataatattgataataatgataataataatattgataataatgataataataatattgataataatgatgatgtTAATAATGACGGTGAAATGGCTCAAAATGAATAA
- a CDS encoding ribosome-recycling factor — MYGGNKVSKFLPLVDIHLLGNKNHLLFFCGRLNFGSKKQKEKVDKETKKLRKFLKISNIKNNEEDEKYERDINEMDMKKKMKGISGMTQIDYKIYDIKMEEINKNFENKIKKIFDTCLQIDFFNNISILKDKKNIKLCDVAQVVIKSSNLIYFYPYTISDIQKIIHNLKLKDNTWNPTVSNDGQYIILQIQPLSEDVKMKKKKEAKDLFEKSKNDIRNVRYKIRDDIIKNIEGDQWKIVERNKLDNYIKDKIKIIEKVYEQCVKNY; from the coding sequence aTGTACGGTGGGAATAAAGTGAGTAAATTTCTCCCGCTGGTGGATATTCACCTGCTTGGTAATAAAAACCATTTGTTGTTTTTTTGTGGAAGGTTGAATTTTGGAAGTAAAAAACAGAAAGAAAAGGTTGACAAGGAAACTAAAAAGCTTCGTaagtttttaaaaatatccaatataaaaaataatgaagaagatgaaaaatatgaaagaGATATAAACGAGATGGatatgaaaaagaagatGAAAGGAATAAGTGGAATGACACAAATtgattataaaatatatgatataaaaatggaagaaattaataaaaattttgaaaataaaatcaaGAAAATATTTGATACATGTTTACAAATagatttttttaataatatctCTATTTTGAAagataagaaaaatataaaattatgtGATGTAGCACAAGTAGTAATAAAATCATCTAATCTAATTTACTTTTATCCTTATACAATTAGtgatatacaaaaaattattcataatttAAAACTTAAAGATAATACTTGGAATCCCACAGTGTCAAATGATGGACagtatattatattacaaattCAACCTTTATCAGAAGATgttaaaatgaaaaaaaaaaaagaagcAAAAGATCTTTTTgaaaaaagtaaaaatgatattagAAATGTCAGATATAAAATAAGGgatgatataataaaaaatattgaagGAGATCAATGGAAAATTGTGGAAAGGAATAAGTTAGATAATTATATCAAAGATAAGATAAAGATAATTGAGAAGGTGTATGAACAGTGtgtaaaaaattattaa
- a CDS encoding hypothetical protein (conserved Plasmodium protein, unknown function) — protein MCAMNLNLDELHIQLICTDDKHINNNVKEENKKKLKEIIKRVYIGNSEDSKNALLLNNTHITHIIIIRCSKEDYTTRIIFPHKFEYYIIDLKKELDFTKCSHFKFLLDEILFENSKNKVFIHSYFCIKNILSLLTFYIVTTLKYDIQYVISYIKKIVSNFEISHEDINKIYYFTKRHQLTYYPGEYTKYVDIMDNKQC, from the exons ATGTGTGCTATGAACTTAAATTTGGATGAATTACACATTCAATTAATTTGTACAGACGATAAgcatataaataataatgtaaaagaagaaaataaaaaaaaacttaaagaaataattaaaaGAGTATATATTGGAAATTCAGAAGATTCCAAAAATGcattattattaaacaATACTCACATTACGc atattattattataagatGTTCTAAGGAGGATTATACAACTAGAATCATTTTTCCCcat AAATTCGAATATTACATTATcgatttaaaaaaagaattagATTTCACAAAATGTTCTCATTTTAAATTTCTTCTTGAcgaaatattatttgaaaataGTAAGAACAAAGTATTTATTCATAG ttatttttgtataaagaatattttatcCTTACTAACATTTTACATCGTAACTACTTTGAAATATGACATCCAATATGTCATTTCgtatattaaaaaaattgtatCCAATTTTGAAATATCCCATG aagatataaataaaatatattattttactAAAAGACATCAACTCACATATTACCCAGG GGAGTATACCAAATATGTTGACATTATGGATAATAAACAATGTTAA